In Cupriavidus basilensis, the following proteins share a genomic window:
- a CDS encoding 3-hydroxyacyl-CoA dehydrogenase family protein gives MCIGVVGAGLMGHGIAQVFLEDGRFDVSVYDAAPGLIETVQERIASNLKALGRPAVSFAKLKLSDNISEALSGCQIVFEAVPEKLEIKHHVMRQIEAVVSGECIIASNTSVIPIGHIGEAVSKKDRLVGTHWWNPPFLIPLVEVVQATATNQQVVERTISLLESVGKVAVHVRKDVPGFVGNRLQHALWREAIALVSQGICDARTVDLVVKNSFGLRLPVLGPLENADLVGLDLTQDIHAVILPTLDSTSWPNRIVTNSVRDGNLGMKSGKGFYEWTHSSAQDVREQLLAYLAAALKERGDAQA, from the coding sequence ATGTGTATTGGTGTCGTCGGTGCCGGGTTGATGGGCCACGGCATCGCGCAGGTATTCCTGGAGGACGGCCGGTTCGATGTGAGCGTTTACGACGCCGCGCCAGGCTTGATCGAAACCGTGCAGGAGCGCATCGCTTCCAATCTGAAAGCGCTGGGACGTCCCGCTGTGTCTTTCGCAAAGCTCAAGCTGAGCGACAACATCAGCGAAGCCTTATCCGGCTGCCAGATCGTGTTCGAAGCCGTGCCCGAAAAGCTCGAGATCAAGCATCACGTCATGCGCCAGATCGAGGCGGTCGTATCTGGCGAGTGCATCATCGCGTCCAACACCTCCGTCATACCCATCGGCCATATCGGCGAAGCTGTCAGCAAAAAGGATCGCCTCGTCGGAACGCACTGGTGGAATCCGCCCTTCCTTATCCCGTTGGTGGAAGTCGTGCAGGCGACGGCAACGAACCAGCAGGTCGTCGAACGCACGATCTCGCTGCTGGAATCGGTCGGCAAGGTGGCGGTACACGTCAGGAAGGATGTTCCCGGCTTCGTCGGCAATCGCTTGCAGCATGCGCTCTGGCGCGAGGCAATTGCCCTTGTGTCGCAAGGCATCTGCGATGCGCGCACGGTCGATCTGGTCGTCAAGAACTCGTTTGGCCTGCGGCTACCGGTGTTGGGGCCGCTGGAGAATGCTGACCTGGTCGGGCTGGACCTGACGCAGGACATTCACGCCGTTATCCTGCCGACGTTGGATAGCACCTCGTGGCCGAACCGTATCGTGACCAACAGCGTGCGCGACGGCAACCTCGGCATGAAGTCCGGAAAGGGATTCTACGAATGGACGCATTCGAGTGCGCAGGACGTCAGGGAGCAGCTCCTGGCGTATCTTGCCGCCGCGCTAAAGGAACGCGGCGATGCCCAGGCGTAA
- a CDS encoding 3-keto-5-aminohexanoate cleavage protein → MAAEKVIISCAVTGAIHTPTMSPYLPITPQDIAQQAVDAARAGASILHLHARDPLDGRPSADPDVFMQFLPEIKRQTDAVINITSGGSTKMTLEERLAPPLRAQPEMASLNMGSMNFSIHPAASKIARWEHDWEKPYVEGTEDTIFRNTFKDIRRILMELGEGCGTRFEFECYDVGHLYNLAHFVDAGLVKPPFFVQTIFGILGGIGPAAENVTFMRETANRLFGRDYYWSVLGAGRHQMPLLTYASIMGANVRVGLEDSLYLGRGKLAQSNADQVRKIRHILEELGFEIASPAEARSMLQLKGRDNVAF, encoded by the coding sequence ATGGCAGCTGAGAAGGTCATCATTTCATGCGCGGTGACGGGGGCGATCCACACGCCCACGATGTCGCCCTATCTGCCAATCACGCCCCAGGACATCGCGCAGCAGGCGGTCGACGCCGCGCGGGCGGGAGCGTCGATCCTGCATCTGCATGCGCGCGATCCGCTGGACGGCCGCCCGAGTGCCGATCCCGACGTCTTTATGCAGTTCCTTCCGGAGATCAAGCGGCAGACCGATGCCGTGATCAACATCACGAGCGGCGGCAGCACGAAGATGACGCTGGAGGAGCGGCTCGCGCCCCCATTGCGCGCGCAGCCCGAGATGGCCTCGCTCAACATGGGCTCGATGAACTTCTCGATCCACCCGGCCGCTTCGAAGATTGCCCGGTGGGAGCACGATTGGGAGAAGCCATACGTGGAGGGCACGGAAGATACGATCTTTCGCAATACCTTCAAGGACATCCGACGCATCCTCATGGAGCTTGGCGAAGGATGCGGGACCCGGTTCGAGTTCGAGTGCTATGACGTAGGGCATCTCTACAACCTGGCCCACTTCGTCGATGCCGGCCTGGTGAAGCCGCCGTTTTTCGTGCAGACGATCTTCGGGATCCTGGGCGGTATCGGGCCTGCGGCCGAGAACGTGACGTTCATGCGCGAGACGGCTAACCGGCTGTTCGGCCGCGACTATTACTGGTCCGTGCTGGGTGCCGGGCGCCACCAGATGCCGTTGCTGACCTACGCATCGATCATGGGGGCGAACGTGCGGGTCGGTCTCGAAGACAGCCTGTACCTCGGGCGCGGCAAGCTGGCGCAGTCCAATGCCGACCAGGTCAGGAAGATCCGCCACATCCTGGAAGAACTCGGTTTCGAGATCGCATCGCCCGCCGAAGCGCGATCCATGCTGCAGCTCAAAGGGCGCGACAACGTCGCGTTCTGA
- a CDS encoding cyclase family protein has product MSISAYPATPPSNTDGVEFVELSHPWGHGVPNWPYFEDVKIERIHYMAKSGVLTQRITTVMHSGTHIDAPAHVIEGTPFLDEIPLDRFFGTGVVVSIPKKKWEVITAKDLENAYPKIQRGDIVMINTGWHHHYGDNSQYYAYSPGLYKEAGEWLAEKGVKMVGVDQQALDHPLGTAIGRHGVGPLLPRVCEEYERETGRSVEQDFPHWEPAHRALLEAGIPGIENVGGDLDKVTGKRVTIAAFPWRWVKGDGCIVRVVAMQDKSQSFRIESGL; this is encoded by the coding sequence ATGTCGATATCCGCATACCCCGCCACGCCCCCTTCCAATACCGACGGCGTCGAATTCGTCGAACTGAGCCACCCCTGGGGTCACGGCGTGCCTAACTGGCCGTACTTCGAGGACGTGAAGATCGAACGGATCCACTACATGGCGAAGTCCGGCGTGTTGACGCAACGCATTACCACCGTCATGCACAGCGGTACGCATATCGATGCGCCTGCCCACGTGATCGAAGGCACGCCGTTCCTGGACGAGATCCCGCTGGACCGTTTCTTCGGCACAGGCGTGGTGGTCAGCATCCCCAAGAAAAAGTGGGAGGTGATCACGGCCAAGGACCTGGAGAACGCCTATCCGAAGATCCAGCGTGGCGACATCGTCATGATCAACACCGGCTGGCACCATCACTACGGCGACAACAGCCAGTACTACGCCTACTCGCCCGGCCTGTACAAGGAAGCGGGCGAATGGCTGGCCGAAAAGGGCGTGAAGATGGTCGGCGTCGACCAGCAGGCCCTTGATCATCCGCTGGGCACCGCGATCGGCCGCCACGGGGTCGGCCCGCTCTTGCCGCGGGTATGCGAGGAGTATGAGCGTGAAACGGGCCGCTCCGTCGAGCAGGACTTTCCGCACTGGGAGCCGGCGCATCGGGCGCTGCTCGAAGCGGGCATCCCGGGTATCGAGAATGTCGGGGGCGATCTCGACAAGGTGACCGGAAAGCGGGTGACGATAGCGGCGTTCCCCTGGCGCTGGGTAAAGGGGGACGGATGCATCGTACGTGTGGTGGCGATGCAGGACAAGAGCCAGTCCTTCCGTATCGAAAGCGGCCTGTAA
- a CDS encoding cupin domain-containing protein — MEVKRLHAAARYDAARHFDMRSLRLQGLDATHVEHFWVGLSHFLPDGGAQWDAGPTEKVYVVLSGEITLTTAGGDVVLKALDSCVIPAGEGRSIRNDSRLPASMLVILASALPGSQSTGEGNNG, encoded by the coding sequence ATGGAAGTCAAACGGCTGCATGCCGCGGCCCGCTATGACGCGGCCAGGCATTTCGACATGCGGTCCCTGCGGTTGCAGGGGCTGGACGCCACGCACGTGGAGCATTTTTGGGTCGGCCTGTCGCACTTCTTGCCAGACGGCGGTGCGCAATGGGACGCAGGGCCGACAGAGAAGGTCTACGTGGTGCTGAGCGGTGAGATCACGCTCACCACCGCCGGCGGGGACGTCGTGCTCAAGGCATTGGACTCGTGCGTGATTCCGGCCGGCGAAGGGCGAAGCATCAGGAATGATTCCAGGCTGCCGGCGTCGATGCTCGTGATCCTGGCTTCGGCCTTGCCCGGCAGCCAATCTACAGGAGAAGGAAACAATGGCTAG
- a CDS encoding SDR family NAD(P)-dependent oxidoreductase — MASTSAAFGLSGKVGVITGATGAFGRAAARSLADAGARLVIAGANAQALRELEMQLNADGIRVKAKACRPDTEANARNLIDEAVAQFGAIDFVVVGSGTNDPAPIQDMTTEQWEHVMAANVRGSWLVCKAFATHCIETAQRGRVVLLSSTRGKLGLAAGYSAYCPSKAAIDGLTRTLACELGRYGINVNAIAPTVFRSELTAWMFADDDRGRAAREGMLARIPLGRLGEPEDLVGALQFLLSRASEFCTGQTLYIDGGYTAG; from the coding sequence ATGGCTAGTACCAGTGCCGCCTTTGGTTTGTCAGGCAAGGTAGGCGTGATTACCGGTGCCACCGGCGCGTTCGGGCGGGCTGCGGCACGCAGCCTGGCCGATGCCGGCGCGAGACTCGTGATCGCGGGGGCGAATGCGCAGGCGCTGCGCGAACTCGAAATGCAATTGAATGCCGACGGCATCCGGGTCAAGGCCAAGGCATGCAGGCCCGACACCGAGGCCAATGCCCGCAACCTGATCGACGAAGCGGTTGCGCAGTTCGGCGCCATCGATTTCGTCGTCGTCGGCTCGGGCACCAACGATCCCGCGCCGATCCAGGATATGACCACGGAGCAGTGGGAACACGTGATGGCAGCCAACGTGCGCGGATCGTGGCTGGTCTGCAAGGCCTTCGCCACCCACTGTATCGAGACGGCGCAGCGCGGCAGGGTTGTCCTGCTGTCGTCCACGCGCGGCAAGCTCGGGCTTGCCGCCGGTTACTCGGCTTACTGCCCCTCAAAGGCGGCGATCGATGGCTTGACGCGGACACTGGCATGCGAGCTGGGCCGCTACGGCATCAACGTCAACGCCATCGCGCCGACGGTGTTCCGATCCGAACTCACGGCATGGATGTTCGCCGATGACGATCGCGGCCGTGCAGCGCGCGAAGGGATGCTCGCGCGTATTCCGCTCGGGCGCCTGGGGGAACCCGAGGATCTCGTCGGTGCGTTGCAGTTCCTGCTTTCCAGGGCGTCGGAGTTTTGCACCGGCCAGACGCTATACATCGACGGAGGCTACACGGCCGGATAG
- a CDS encoding ABC transporter substrate-binding protein encodes MKKETEGGTVHRMRFAGRRATLRGLVALGAATVGAQSIRPASAAARPLKIGYVSPRTGPLAPFAETDGFMLQRVRAAIANGISVAGNVHPVLIIEKDSQSNPNRAAEVTASLIKDDKVDLIVSACTADTVNPVSDQCELSRIPCITTNCPWQPYYFGRGGSPAKGFEYTYHFCWGLEDLIAVYTAIWDSTGAATNRTVGALWPNDAEGNAFSDKAFGFPPALAANGYKLVDLGRFQPGANDFSAQIRAFKAAKVEIVTGVLPPAAFATFWSQAAQQGFKPKIVTFAKALLFPSAVAGLGPRGVGLSTEVAWSPAYPYRSRLTGETSAQFADAYEAATGRQWVQPLGATLSLFEVALDVLRRTTVLTPQGIVASIRATDYASAVGPVKWTGSPVKNVTKTPLVGAQWTAGNRHPLDLQIVSATLAKDIGVQKRLAILT; translated from the coding sequence ATGAAGAAGGAAACGGAAGGTGGCACTGTCCACCGGATGCGCTTCGCCGGGCGCCGCGCCACCTTGCGCGGCCTGGTGGCGCTGGGCGCGGCCACGGTTGGCGCGCAATCGATCCGGCCCGCTTCGGCGGCCGCGCGGCCGCTGAAGATTGGCTACGTGAGCCCGCGAACCGGGCCGCTCGCCCCGTTCGCGGAGACCGATGGATTCATGCTGCAGCGCGTGCGCGCAGCAATTGCGAACGGCATCTCTGTCGCGGGCAATGTGCATCCTGTGCTGATCATTGAAAAGGATAGCCAGTCGAATCCGAATCGCGCCGCCGAAGTCACGGCAAGCCTGATTAAGGACGACAAGGTGGATCTGATTGTGTCCGCGTGCACTGCGGACACCGTCAACCCCGTATCCGATCAATGCGAGCTGAGCCGGATCCCCTGCATCACCACGAACTGCCCGTGGCAACCTTACTACTTCGGGCGAGGCGGCTCGCCGGCGAAGGGCTTCGAGTACACCTATCACTTTTGCTGGGGACTGGAAGACCTGATCGCGGTGTATACGGCCATCTGGGACAGCACCGGAGCTGCCACCAATCGCACCGTCGGCGCGCTCTGGCCGAACGATGCGGAAGGCAACGCGTTCAGTGACAAGGCATTCGGCTTTCCGCCGGCGCTTGCCGCGAACGGCTACAAGCTTGTCGACCTTGGCCGGTTCCAGCCAGGCGCCAATGATTTCTCGGCGCAGATCCGCGCGTTCAAGGCGGCAAAGGTGGAGATCGTGACGGGCGTCCTGCCGCCCGCGGCATTCGCCACATTCTGGAGCCAGGCGGCACAGCAGGGTTTCAAGCCGAAGATCGTGACCTTTGCCAAGGCACTGCTCTTCCCTTCCGCGGTTGCAGGACTCGGGCCGCGCGGTGTGGGCTTGTCCACGGAGGTCGCGTGGTCGCCGGCCTATCCCTATCGCTCCAGACTGACTGGCGAGACCAGTGCACAGTTTGCCGATGCTTATGAAGCAGCGACCGGCCGGCAATGGGTGCAACCCCTTGGCGCAACGCTGTCCCTGTTCGAGGTCGCGCTCGATGTGCTCAGGCGGACCACCGTGCTAACGCCACAGGGCATTGTCGCCTCGATCCGTGCCACGGACTACGCGTCAGCCGTCGGTCCCGTCAAGTGGACCGGAAGCCCGGTCAAGAACGTCACCAAGACGCCGCTGGTCGGTGCGCAGTGGACCGCGGGCAACAGGCATCCACTGGATCTGCAGATCGTGAGCGCAACGCTCGCGAAGGATATCGGCGTGCAGAAGCGCCTGGCAATTCTCACCTGA
- a CDS encoding ABC transporter ATP-binding protein, whose translation MDHCVLSAEMLVKRFGAVTVADNLSVTLDHAEALGVIGPNGAGKSSFFNLLSGNIRADSGRILLEGRDVTHASPNERAIAGIGRTYQIPRPFSQLTVFENLLVGAFFGARLDARRAQQHCYETLALTGLLRHADKPAAALSLLERKRLELARALATRPKVLLLDEIAGGLTEGEAAELVATIQCIHAQGTAIIWIEHVVHALLAVVSRLMVLSFGKKLMEGEPSAVMNSAAVRDVYLGIEVESHA comes from the coding sequence ATGGATCATTGTGTCCTTTCCGCCGAAATGCTGGTGAAGCGATTCGGCGCGGTGACGGTTGCCGACAATTTGTCCGTCACGCTCGATCACGCCGAAGCGCTGGGCGTCATTGGCCCGAACGGTGCGGGAAAAAGCAGCTTCTTCAACTTGCTGAGCGGCAACATCCGCGCGGACAGCGGCCGTATCCTGCTGGAAGGGCGGGACGTCACCCATGCCTCTCCGAACGAGCGGGCGATTGCCGGGATCGGGCGAACGTACCAGATCCCGCGGCCCTTTTCCCAGCTCACGGTATTTGAAAACCTGCTCGTGGGCGCGTTCTTTGGCGCCAGGCTGGACGCGCGCCGAGCTCAGCAGCACTGCTACGAAACGCTGGCACTGACCGGGTTGCTCCGCCATGCCGACAAACCGGCGGCTGCGCTGTCGCTGCTCGAACGCAAGCGGCTGGAACTGGCGCGAGCGCTGGCGACCCGCCCGAAGGTCCTGTTGCTCGACGAAATCGCGGGCGGCCTGACGGAGGGCGAGGCGGCGGAGCTGGTTGCGACCATTCAATGCATCCACGCCCAAGGCACCGCCATCATCTGGATCGAGCACGTCGTGCACGCGCTCCTCGCGGTTGTTTCCCGGCTGATGGTGCTGAGCTTCGGCAAGAAGCTCATGGAAGGCGAGCCGTCGGCTGTGATGAACAGCGCCGCCGTGCGGGATGTGTATCTGGGTATCGAGGTGGAATCCCATGCTTAG
- a CDS encoding ABC transporter ATP-binding protein, which yields MLSVHELDAYYGDFQALFALSLTIRQGESVAIIGANGAGKSTLLKAISGALPVRHGAIRLREHSLGRDSAAQVVRKGIALVPEGRRMFPSLSVEENLQIGAYARRPGPWNLGRVYTMFPRLAERRRQNVTSLSGGEQQMVAIGRALMSNPSMLMCDELSLGLAPKIIREMYGHLATLKEEGTTLLIVEQDIHQALRFSDRYYCMQKGRVTLSGKSASASKEEIGRAYFGEEQ from the coding sequence ATGCTTAGCGTTCATGAACTCGATGCGTACTACGGTGACTTTCAGGCGCTCTTTGCCCTGAGCCTGACGATCCGGCAAGGCGAGTCGGTGGCGATCATCGGCGCGAATGGCGCCGGGAAATCGACCTTGCTCAAGGCAATCTCGGGAGCGCTCCCTGTCAGGCACGGCGCGATCCGCCTGCGCGAACACAGCCTCGGACGCGACAGTGCGGCGCAAGTGGTGCGCAAGGGCATTGCGCTCGTTCCCGAGGGGCGCCGCATGTTTCCGAGCCTGAGCGTGGAGGAAAACCTGCAGATCGGGGCATACGCCAGGCGGCCGGGTCCGTGGAATCTGGGACGCGTCTACACGATGTTTCCCCGACTCGCGGAGCGGCGCCGGCAGAACGTGACGTCCCTGAGCGGTGGCGAGCAGCAGATGGTCGCCATCGGGCGTGCGCTCATGTCAAACCCCTCCATGCTGATGTGCGATGAGCTGTCGCTGGGCCTGGCGCCCAAGATCATTCGAGAGATGTATGGCCACCTCGCAACCCTCAAGGAGGAAGGCACGACTCTGCTGATCGTCGAGCAGGATATTCATCAGGCGCTTCGCTTCTCGGACCGCTACTACTGCATGCAGAAGGGGCGGGTCACGCTGTCCGGCAAATCCGCATCGGCCAGCAAGGAAGAGATCGGACGCGCGTACTTCGGAGAAGAACAATGA
- a CDS encoding branched-chain amino acid ABC transporter permease has product MTDWIDVIVQGMLLGGLYALYASGLSLIFGVMRLVNVAHGDLIVLAAFLAFAIRIPGAETSFASLLLTVPVMFAIGYVLQRALLNGAMGANVLRPMLLTFGLSIVLQNGLLEVFSADARKLPGGAIETMSLPLGNGIAVGILPVITLLAAIAVLGALQFMLRRTAIGRAFRATSDDAEAAGWMGINHRNLFALATGMSMAVVGIAAVFMGTRASFDPASGPDRLIFAFEAVVIGGLGSLWGTLAGGIALGVAQSVGASLDPDWQLLAGHLLFLLVLLIAPNGIFPQRGNQ; this is encoded by the coding sequence ATGACGGACTGGATCGATGTGATCGTTCAGGGCATGCTTCTGGGCGGCCTCTACGCCTTGTATGCGAGCGGGCTGTCGCTCATTTTCGGTGTCATGCGATTGGTCAACGTCGCGCACGGCGACCTGATCGTGCTGGCGGCATTCCTTGCCTTTGCGATTCGCATCCCGGGGGCGGAGACTTCATTTGCCTCGCTGCTGCTAACCGTCCCGGTCATGTTTGCGATCGGCTATGTCTTGCAGCGCGCGCTACTGAACGGCGCCATGGGCGCCAACGTGCTGCGTCCGATGCTGCTGACGTTCGGCCTGTCCATCGTCCTGCAAAACGGTCTCCTGGAAGTATTCTCGGCGGATGCCAGGAAGCTTCCTGGCGGCGCGATCGAGACAATGAGCCTGCCTCTGGGCAACGGCATCGCCGTCGGCATCCTCCCGGTGATCACGCTGCTGGCGGCCATTGCCGTTCTTGGCGCGCTCCAGTTCATGCTGCGGCGCACCGCAATCGGACGCGCATTCAGGGCAACCTCCGATGACGCGGAGGCGGCTGGCTGGATGGGTATCAATCACCGCAACCTGTTCGCGCTGGCGACCGGCATGTCGATGGCCGTCGTCGGCATCGCCGCTGTCTTCATGGGGACGCGGGCGAGTTTCGATCCTGCCAGCGGACCGGACCGGTTGATCTTTGCGTTTGAAGCGGTGGTCATCGGTGGGCTGGGTTCGCTGTGGGGCACCCTTGCCGGCGGCATCGCGCTCGGCGTCGCACAGAGCGTCGGCGCATCGCTTGACCCCGACTGGCAACTCCTTGCCGGCCATCTGCTGTTTCTCCTGGTGCTGCTGATCGCGCCCAACGGAATCTTTCCCCAACGAGGCAACCAATGA
- a CDS encoding branched-chain amino acid ABC transporter permease, with protein MALPASAPRFSRTDGAFAATAVALAALAFVLDAGQQSMLVEFFYFVALAQLWNILAGYGGFMSLGQQAYLGSGGYVLFALAIFFKMPPLASIVLAGLCAAGMACIVAFAVFRLAGPYLAIGTWVIAEVFRLAFSQASALGAGSGISIPLDAVRSLDLGWMSRDMLLYLIALLLAVAVNYGAYRMLRSKYGLALCAIRDNESAASTMGIHQRHLKFAVYIVVSAAYGMLGAFIFLTKLRISPASAFDINWTGYIIFIVVIGGIGTLEGPIIGCIIYFVMRQYLADTGSTYLILLGLIGIVVMRFYPRGIWGELAARHGMAFLPTRWHAPARYPGAPPAREGEGRGAEVAGNR; from the coding sequence TTGGCGCTGCCTGCCAGCGCGCCGAGGTTTTCGCGCACCGACGGCGCCTTTGCGGCCACGGCCGTTGCGCTGGCCGCACTGGCTTTCGTGCTCGATGCGGGACAGCAGTCCATGCTCGTCGAGTTCTTCTATTTCGTCGCGCTCGCACAGCTGTGGAATATCCTGGCTGGCTATGGCGGATTCATGTCGCTCGGACAGCAGGCCTACCTTGGCAGCGGAGGCTATGTCCTCTTTGCCCTGGCGATCTTCTTCAAGATGCCGCCGCTGGCGTCGATTGTCCTGGCCGGGCTATGCGCTGCCGGCATGGCGTGCATCGTCGCATTTGCGGTCTTTCGCCTGGCCGGCCCCTACCTGGCGATCGGGACCTGGGTCATCGCCGAGGTGTTCCGGTTGGCATTTTCACAAGCGAGCGCGCTTGGAGCCGGGTCGGGAATCAGCATTCCCCTGGATGCGGTGCGCTCCCTTGACCTGGGCTGGATGAGTCGCGACATGTTGCTCTATCTCATCGCCCTGCTGCTTGCCGTCGCGGTGAACTATGGCGCGTACCGCATGCTCAGGTCGAAGTATGGTCTCGCGCTCTGCGCGATACGAGACAACGAGAGTGCGGCGTCCACCATGGGGATTCATCAACGGCACCTCAAGTTCGCTGTCTATATCGTGGTCAGCGCTGCCTACGGCATGCTGGGGGCGTTTATCTTCCTGACCAAGCTGCGTATTTCGCCCGCTTCCGCGTTCGACATCAACTGGACCGGCTACATCATCTTCATTGTGGTGATTGGCGGAATCGGCACGCTTGAGGGCCCGATCATCGGCTGCATCATCTATTTCGTGATGCGGCAGTACCTTGCCGACACCGGCAGCACCTACCTGATTCTTCTGGGATTGATCGGCATCGTCGTGATGCGCTTCTATCCCAGGGGAATCTGGGGGGAACTCGCCGCGCGCCATGGCATGGCATTTCTGCCCACGCGCTGGCACGCCCCGGCCAGGTACCCGGGTGCCCCGCCCGCCCGGGAGGGTGAAGGGCGGGGGGCGGAAGTAGCCGGCAACCGGTGA